In the genome of Rhizobium rhizogenes, one region contains:
- a CDS encoding LuxR family transcriptional regulator, translating to MHDILHFISACYQAGNADHVRSEFVALIREYGFEYFLVSRRMTGELASNGQILAQHLPEGWIEVYRAKKYNLVDPVRKVIGMVHKPFQWKEALEGLPRAMHRKRASVFFNDAGRYGLQGGYAFPVHGRAGFIGAVFIGGQDRQLPSLQVELLDAATRAVFWRLLDLSGQAHGLNNAPEVSALELTRREMEVLTLMADGMTSTEIGRQLSISNHTVDWYINGIQRRFSARNRQHTVALAFRHGLLS from the coding sequence ATGCATGATATTCTTCATTTCATCTCTGCCTGTTACCAAGCGGGAAACGCCGACCACGTGCGCTCTGAATTTGTGGCGCTCATCCGCGAATACGGTTTCGAATATTTCCTCGTCAGCAGGCGGATGACCGGGGAGCTTGCCTCTAACGGCCAGATCCTTGCGCAACATCTGCCGGAAGGCTGGATCGAGGTCTATAGGGCCAAGAAATACAATCTCGTCGATCCCGTCCGTAAGGTGATCGGCATGGTGCACAAGCCGTTTCAGTGGAAAGAAGCGCTTGAGGGCCTGCCGCGTGCGATGCATCGTAAAAGGGCGAGCGTCTTTTTTAACGATGCCGGCCGTTACGGTCTGCAAGGCGGTTATGCCTTTCCGGTGCATGGGCGCGCGGGCTTTATCGGCGCGGTCTTCATTGGCGGTCAGGACCGGCAATTGCCGTCGCTGCAGGTCGAGCTGCTGGATGCGGCGACACGCGCCGTATTCTGGCGGCTGCTCGATCTTTCCGGCCAGGCCCATGGTCTCAACAATGCCCCGGAAGTCTCCGCGCTCGAATTGACGAGGCGCGAAATGGAGGTCCTGACGCTGATGGCGGATGGCATGACCTCCACCGAAATCGGACGCCAGCTATCCATCTCCAACCACACGGTCGACTGGTATATCAACGGAATCCAGCGCCGTTTCAGCGCCAGGAACAGGCAGCATACCGTCGCGCTCGCTTTTCGCCATGGCCTGCTAAGCTAA
- a CDS encoding glucan ABC transporter ATP-binding protein/ permease: MTLFQVYTRALRYLTVHKWRVTVVVIANVILAAITIAEPVLFGRIIDAISSGTNVTPILILWAGFGVFNTVAYVAVAREADRLAHGRRASLLTEAFGRIISMPLSWHHQRGTSNALHTLLRASETLFGLWLEFMRTHLATFVALVLLVPTAMSMDLRLSFVLIGLGIVYWFIGKWVMGRTKDGQASVEEHYHSVFAHVSDSISNVSVLHSYNRIEAETKALKSFTEKLLSAQYPVLDWWAFASALNRTASTVSMMIILVIGTVLVKNGELRVGDVIAFIGFANLLIGRLDQMRQFVTQIFEARAKLEDFFVLEDSVKEREEPGDARELSNVSGTVEFRNINFGFANTKQGVHDVSFTAKAGETVAIVGPTGAGKTTLINLLQRVYDPDSGQILIDGTDISTVTKNSLRNSIATVFQDAGLLNRSIRENIRLGRESATDAEVVEAAAAAAATDFIDSRINGYLTQVGERGNRLSGGERQRIAIARAILKNAPILVLDEATSALDVETEARVKAAVDALRKNRTTFIIAHRLSTVRDADLVLFLDQGRVIEKGTFDELSQRGGRFTSLLRTSGLLTEEEGQSRPKAIAS; this comes from the coding sequence TTGACCTTGTTTCAGGTTTACACACGCGCTCTGCGCTATCTGACCGTTCATAAATGGCGGGTGACGGTGGTCGTCATCGCCAACGTCATTCTTGCAGCGATCACCATCGCCGAACCCGTACTGTTCGGCCGTATCATCGACGCCATCTCTTCCGGCACCAATGTCACGCCCATCCTCATTCTATGGGCGGGTTTCGGCGTCTTCAATACCGTCGCTTATGTCGCGGTCGCGCGCGAGGCCGACCGGCTGGCCCATGGCCGGCGCGCTTCGCTTCTGACCGAAGCCTTCGGCCGCATCATCTCCATGCCGCTCTCCTGGCACCATCAGCGCGGCACATCCAACGCCCTGCACACACTGCTGCGCGCCAGCGAAACGCTGTTCGGCCTGTGGCTGGAATTCATGCGCACGCATCTGGCTACCTTCGTCGCGCTGGTGCTGCTTGTGCCGACCGCCATGTCCATGGACCTGCGCCTCAGCTTCGTTCTGATCGGCCTCGGCATCGTCTACTGGTTCATCGGCAAATGGGTCATGGGCCGCACCAAGGACGGCCAGGCTTCGGTCGAGGAGCATTATCACAGCGTTTTTGCCCATGTCAGCGATTCCATCAGCAACGTGTCGGTGCTGCACAGCTACAACCGCATCGAAGCTGAAACCAAAGCACTGAAATCCTTCACCGAAAAGCTGCTGAGCGCGCAATATCCCGTGCTGGACTGGTGGGCCTTCGCAAGTGCGCTCAACCGCACGGCCTCCACCGTTTCGATGATGATCATCCTCGTCATCGGCACCGTGCTGGTGAAGAACGGCGAACTGCGCGTCGGCGACGTCATCGCCTTCATCGGCTTCGCCAACCTCCTGATCGGCCGTCTGGACCAGATGCGGCAATTCGTGACGCAGATTTTCGAAGCCCGCGCCAAGCTCGAGGATTTCTTCGTGCTGGAGGATTCCGTCAAGGAACGGGAAGAGCCGGGCGATGCCCGCGAATTGTCGAATGTCTCCGGCACGGTGGAGTTCCGCAACATCAATTTCGGTTTCGCCAATACCAAGCAGGGCGTTCACGACGTCTCGTTCACGGCCAAGGCGGGCGAAACGGTTGCGATCGTCGGGCCGACGGGCGCCGGCAAGACCACGCTCATCAATCTCCTGCAGCGGGTCTATGATCCCGATTCCGGCCAGATCCTGATCGACGGAACCGATATTTCGACGGTGACGAAAAACTCGCTCCGCAACTCCATCGCCACCGTGTTTCAGGATGCCGGTCTGCTGAACCGCTCCATCCGCGAAAACATCCGCCTCGGCCGCGAATCGGCAACGGATGCGGAAGTGGTGGAAGCCGCAGCGGCGGCTGCGGCAACCGACTTCATCGACAGCCGTATCAACGGCTATCTCACCCAGGTCGGTGAACGCGGCAACCGCCTCTCCGGCGGCGAGCGCCAGCGTATCGCCATTGCGCGCGCTATCCTCAAGAACGCGCCTATTCTGGTTCTCGACGAGGCGACCAGCGCACTTGACGTGGAAACGGAAGCCCGCGTGAAGGCTGCGGTGGATGCGCTGAGAAAGAACCGCACGACCTTCATCATCGCCCACCGTCTTTCCACGGTTCGCGACGCCGATCTCGTGCTGTTCCTCGATCAGGGCCGGGTCATAGAAAAGGGTACTTTCGATGAGCTGAGCCAGCGCGGCGGACGCTTCACCTCGCTGCTGCGCACCAGCGGCCTGCTGACGGAAGAAGAAGGCCAGTCCCGGCCAAAGGCCATAGCGTCCTGA
- a CDS encoding GH36-type glycosyl hydrolase domain-containing protein, with the protein MSFHITPTAAARDSETKQIDHNDSIRASYMTIEELHDAGAALSRDGADSLPGFMEFDFFERHRENEKEILRVYRTTAVDAENGATITPAAEWLLDNHYVIEEAIQEVRRDFPRKFYRQLPTMTVGGVTIPRVMALGWLYVAHTHSTVSRENMTALVDGYQTSKTLQIGELWALPSIIRFVLIENLRRISIRVERSRRMRQKANEVVDEIIRLNDAEASAALLKQVDSLVDDPTFATQFLYRLRNGSQTSGFAVAWLEERLHAAGTDAENVMMSEHNRLASGNVTMGNIVKSLREIDDTEWSVWFEEVSHIDKVLREETDYEVLDFGSRNTYRNTIELLARRSPKTEVEVARAAVEMARSETPAGADENHRVNVGSVLVGQRRFELEKALGYRPLVSQHIVRSMRKFNWLAIAAPVLLITAFAMLAVGWFLAEAGMPWYVVTAFLLMFALPASEGATGLFNTLVTFFVKPFRLVGYEFKNGIPQDARTLVAVPCMLTSRDSVDEMMRNIEVHYLANPHGEIYFSLVSDWRDAQYEQSDEDLEILDYAKRELAALNSRYAFDGKTRFYLLHRRRIYNPAEGCWMGWERKRGKLHELNMLLRGDKDTTFLGGANIVPADVKYVMTLDADTRLMRDAVTKLVGKMHHPINRPVIDPVSGRVVEGYGLLQPRVTPSLTTGKDASVFQRVFSINRGIDPYVFTVSDVYQDLTSEGTFTGKGLYDVDAFEAALKGRIEENSVLSHDLLEGSFARCALVTDVELVEDFPTRYEVEVSRQHRWARGDWQLLPYILDRARGVTAIGRWKMVDNLRRSLTPIAWFFASILGWYFMDPLGALIWQILLIFSLFVAPTLSLLSGLVPRSTDIVPQAHFHTIWSEIRATNAQVALRIVFIADAACMMTDAIVRSLYRLLVSHKLMLEWRTAASIQSSAQGSIIDYYRQMWHAPVVAMLGLLFAALPGDNAFLIGIPFTLLWVLSPAVAWYVSQSAETEDRLFVSEHVSFELRKIARRTWRYYETFVTPQENHLPPDNFQETPEPIVASRTSPTNIGVYLLSVISARQFGWISFADTLERIENTIQTVEKMEKYRGHLYNWYHTDTLQTLGPRYVSAVDSGNLAGHLIAVSSACRDWAEAPSAHLQGNLDGIGDVAGILRETLKALPDNRKNLRPLHRRLEERIIGFSNALASVKREHEFASIRVINLAVLARDIQKLATNVDHEVKSTQSAEVTRWAQLLVECCESHISDSAIDLTNMEPLRQRLASLRDRSRNLAFSMDFTFLYRKDRRLLSIGYRVESKELDEACYDLLASECRLTSLFAIAKGDLPTEHWYRLGRQVVPIGAQGALVSWSGSMFEYLMPPLVMQERQGGILNQTNNLIVKEQMNHGRRLGTPWGISEAAFNARDHNMNYQYTNFGVPTLGLKRGLGQNAVIAPYASILASQYDPDGALENLDKLRKLGALGQYGFHDAVDFTPTRVPDGKVCAVVYNYYAHHHGMSIAAVANVAFDGVLRELFHSDPVIEAAELLLQEKAPREVPVMSAKYEPETPGKEQADLLRAEVRSIADPAVRDREVVFLSNGHYSTMLTSTGAGYSKWNGQAISRWKADPTEDRWGTFIFLRDTTNGQWWSATAEPRVIEGEKTKTIFTDDKAEFHKTTGDLQSVVECIVATEHDAEGRRITLLNVGSEDRYIEVTSYMEPVIASEDDDNAHPLFSRMFVQTEIGRRGDVIRAWRNRRSPNEPGTVIAHLAADNAGPSRPTEFETDRAKFIGRGRSLREAAAFDTGATLSSTDGFTLDPILSLRRTVRVPAGKKVSVIFWTIAAPSREEVDKAIDRYRHPDAFAHELVHAWTRTQVQMRHVGVTSQQAAAFQHLGRYLTYPDMHLRADSETLKTGLASQRALWPLAISGDFPIFSLRINDDMDMDIAREALSAHEYLRSRGVIFDLVIVNERAASYAQDMQHALDHISEAQRRINPADGGRPHVFSVRRDLMDEETWSALLAASRVVLHVRNGKIVDQINRAVSLFAAHRGPDGTSDAAQARLPVPAFPVAEPVEDAGDLDFWNGFGGFAKNGQEYVVRLNGGQSTPHPWINVVSNENFGFHISGEGAGFSWSRNSRDYQLTPWSNDPVINRPGEAFYVADVETGKLYTPCAALSRDPEALFETRHGLGYSVLTGVADTLEVEVTQTVDREKPVKFSQVIVRNKGTKSRRLKVYAYVEWVLGNNGQKSAPFILSRHDAGSNAIFASNPYSIDYSARTSFLTLDTEASGFTTSRREFIGRFGSAQAPQGIVSGAALSGSTELDGDPCAALMQEIHLKPGEERHMTFILGDADNAEEAEALVKDARKADFQTVLDASKAFWTGFTGQLQVSTPDAGFNHMVNNWLPYQALACRILARTAFYQSSGAFGFRDQLQDTLAFLLYQPDLARKQILRAAGRQFPEGDVQHWWLPLTGAGVRTTISDDVVWLAYAINQYVSATGDAAILDENIPFLKGPALMPGQHDAFFQPETSDRSATLYEHAALALDLAIHRTGENGLPLILGGDWNDGMNRVGVGGKGTSVWLGWFLSGALRDFIEIAEKRGDTDRVGKWASHREKLRNALETAGWDGSYYRRGYFDDGTPLGSASSEECRIDSLGQSWSVLSGEGEEGRSRQAMDAVMEHLVDEKTGIIRLFTPPFSRAPHDPGYIKGYPPGVRENGGQYTHAATWVVLALARQGRAQEAWNCFKLLNPVNHALNAASSETYRVEPYVVTADVYGEGAYAGRGGWSWYTGSAGWLYRAAVEGILGITRTGGKLHVSPSLPEDWSGFSVSITLDGKARNIIVSRKAGTAEVSISVDGKDLAAGDGVISFD; encoded by the coding sequence ATGTCATTTCATATCACCCCGACCGCCGCCGCCCGTGATTCCGAGACGAAGCAGATCGATCATAATGATTCGATCCGCGCGTCCTATATGACGATCGAGGAACTGCATGATGCGGGTGCCGCGCTTTCCCGCGACGGTGCCGACAGCCTTCCCGGTTTCATGGAATTCGATTTCTTCGAGCGTCACCGCGAGAACGAGAAGGAAATCCTCAGGGTCTACCGCACGACGGCCGTCGATGCGGAAAATGGCGCGACGATCACGCCGGCTGCGGAATGGCTGCTCGACAACCACTACGTCATCGAAGAAGCGATCCAGGAAGTGCGCCGCGATTTTCCGCGCAAATTCTATCGCCAGCTGCCGACGATGACGGTGGGCGGCGTGACGATCCCGCGGGTCATGGCGCTTGGCTGGCTTTATGTCGCCCATACCCACAGCACGGTTTCGCGCGAGAACATGACGGCGCTGGTGGATGGCTACCAGACCTCGAAGACGCTGCAGATCGGCGAATTGTGGGCACTGCCGTCGATCATCCGTTTTGTCCTCATTGAAAATCTTCGCCGCATCTCCATTCGCGTCGAGCGCTCGCGCCGCATGCGCCAGAAGGCGAACGAGGTCGTCGACGAGATCATCCGGCTGAACGATGCCGAGGCGTCGGCCGCGCTTCTCAAGCAGGTCGATTCACTGGTCGACGATCCGACTTTCGCGACACAGTTCCTCTATCGTCTGCGCAACGGTTCGCAGACATCGGGCTTTGCCGTTGCCTGGCTGGAAGAGCGCCTGCATGCCGCCGGCACCGATGCCGAAAATGTCATGATGTCGGAACATAATCGTCTGGCGTCCGGCAATGTGACGATGGGCAACATCGTCAAGAGCCTGCGCGAAATCGACGATACCGAATGGTCGGTGTGGTTCGAGGAAGTCAGCCATATCGACAAGGTTCTGCGCGAGGAGACAGATTACGAAGTTCTCGATTTCGGTTCGCGCAACACCTATCGCAACACGATCGAGCTTCTGGCACGTCGCTCCCCCAAGACCGAAGTTGAGGTGGCGCGCGCCGCCGTCGAAATGGCGCGTTCGGAGACACCTGCCGGGGCTGATGAAAACCATCGCGTCAATGTCGGCTCCGTGCTTGTCGGCCAGCGTCGCTTCGAGCTTGAAAAGGCTTTGGGTTACCGGCCGCTGGTGTCACAGCACATCGTGCGCTCGATGCGCAAGTTCAACTGGCTGGCAATCGCCGCGCCGGTGCTTCTGATCACCGCGTTTGCCATGCTGGCGGTCGGCTGGTTCCTCGCGGAAGCCGGCATGCCGTGGTATGTCGTCACCGCCTTCCTGCTGATGTTCGCATTGCCGGCCTCGGAAGGGGCAACCGGTCTCTTCAACACGCTCGTCACCTTCTTCGTAAAACCGTTCCGGCTGGTCGGATACGAGTTCAAGAACGGCATTCCACAGGATGCCCGCACGCTGGTTGCCGTGCCCTGCATGCTCACCAGCCGCGACAGCGTTGACGAGATGATGCGCAATATCGAGGTGCATTATCTCGCCAATCCGCATGGCGAGATTTATTTCTCGCTCGTCAGCGACTGGCGCGATGCGCAATATGAGCAATCCGATGAGGATCTTGAGATCCTCGATTATGCCAAGCGCGAGCTTGCGGCGCTGAACAGCCGTTATGCCTTTGACGGCAAGACGCGCTTTTACCTGCTGCACCGCCGCCGTATCTATAATCCGGCGGAAGGCTGCTGGATGGGCTGGGAGCGCAAGCGTGGCAAGCTGCATGAACTGAACATGCTGCTGCGTGGCGACAAGGATACGACATTCCTCGGCGGCGCGAACATCGTGCCGGCCGATGTCAAATACGTCATGACGCTGGATGCCGATACGCGCCTGATGCGCGATGCGGTGACCAAACTCGTTGGCAAGATGCATCACCCGATCAACCGTCCGGTGATCGATCCTGTTTCCGGTCGTGTTGTCGAAGGTTACGGCCTGCTGCAACCGCGCGTTACGCCCTCGCTGACGACAGGTAAGGACGCTTCCGTCTTTCAGCGCGTCTTTTCGATCAATCGCGGTATCGATCCTTACGTCTTCACCGTTTCCGACGTCTATCAGGACCTGACCTCGGAAGGCACCTTCACCGGCAAGGGCCTCTACGACGTGGATGCCTTCGAGGCGGCGCTGAAGGGCCGTATCGAGGAAAACTCCGTTCTCAGCCACGATCTGCTCGAGGGCTCCTTTGCGCGTTGCGCGCTGGTGACCGACGTGGAACTGGTCGAGGATTTCCCGACCCGCTATGAGGTGGAAGTCTCACGCCAGCATCGCTGGGCCCGTGGCGACTGGCAGCTCCTGCCCTATATTCTCGACCGCGCCCGTGGCGTTACCGCCATCGGCCGCTGGAAGATGGTCGACAATCTGCGTCGCTCGCTCACACCGATCGCCTGGTTCTTCGCCTCCATCCTCGGCTGGTATTTCATGGATCCGCTCGGCGCGCTGATCTGGCAGATCCTGCTGATCTTCTCGCTCTTCGTGGCGCCGACGCTTTCGCTGCTCTCCGGCCTCGTGCCGCGTTCCACCGACATCGTGCCGCAGGCGCATTTCCATACCATCTGGTCGGAAATACGCGCCACCAACGCGCAGGTTGCGCTGCGCATTGTCTTCATTGCCGATGCCGCCTGCATGATGACGGACGCGATTGTCCGTTCGCTTTACCGTCTGCTCGTCAGCCACAAGCTGATGCTGGAATGGCGCACCGCCGCCAGCATCCAGTCCAGCGCGCAGGGCAGCATCATCGATTATTATCGCCAGATGTGGCATGCGCCCGTGGTGGCGATGCTCGGCCTGCTGTTTGCGGCGCTGCCGGGTGACAATGCCTTCCTGATCGGCATTCCCTTCACGCTGCTCTGGGTCCTGTCGCCTGCCGTTGCCTGGTATGTCAGCCAGTCGGCTGAAACCGAGGATCGGCTGTTCGTCTCCGAACACGTCTCCTTCGAGCTTCGCAAGATTGCGCGCCGCACCTGGCGTTATTACGAGACTTTCGTGACGCCGCAGGAAAACCATCTGCCGCCGGACAATTTCCAGGAAACGCCGGAGCCGATCGTCGCCTCGCGCACCTCGCCCACCAATATCGGCGTTTATCTGCTGTCTGTCATTTCGGCGCGCCAGTTCGGCTGGATCAGCTTTGCCGATACGCTGGAGCGGATCGAAAACACGATCCAGACCGTCGAGAAAATGGAGAAGTATCGCGGCCATCTCTATAACTGGTACCATACGGACACGTTGCAGACGCTTGGTCCGCGCTATGTTTCGGCGGTGGACAGCGGCAATCTCGCCGGTCACCTGATTGCGGTCTCGTCCGCCTGCCGTGACTGGGCGGAAGCTCCTTCCGCCCACCTTCAGGGTAATCTGGACGGTATCGGCGACGTTGCCGGCATCCTGCGCGAAACGCTGAAGGCCCTGCCTGACAACCGCAAGAACCTGCGTCCGCTGCACCGCCGTCTCGAGGAGCGCATCATCGGCTTCTCGAACGCGCTCGCCTCCGTCAAGCGCGAGCATGAATTCGCGTCGATCCGCGTCATCAATCTGGCGGTACTTGCGCGCGATATCCAGAAGCTTGCCACCAATGTCGACCACGAGGTGAAATCGACCCAGAGCGCGGAAGTGACGCGCTGGGCGCAATTGCTGGTGGAATGCTGCGAGTCGCATATTTCCGACAGCGCCATCGACCTCACCAATATGGAGCCGCTGCGCCAGCGTCTTGCTTCGCTGCGCGACCGCAGCCGCAACCTCGCCTTCTCGATGGACTTCACGTTCCTCTATCGCAAGGATCGCCGTCTGCTGTCGATTGGCTATCGTGTCGAAAGCAAGGAGCTGGACGAAGCCTGCTACGACCTTCTGGCTTCCGAATGCCGCCTGACCAGCCTGTTTGCCATCGCCAAGGGCGACCTGCCGACCGAGCACTGGTATCGTCTCGGCCGGCAGGTCGTGCCGATCGGCGCGCAGGGCGCACTGGTGTCGTGGTCGGGTTCGATGTTCGAATATCTGATGCCGCCGCTTGTCATGCAGGAGCGTCAGGGTGGCATTCTCAACCAGACCAACAATCTGATCGTCAAGGAGCAGATGAACCATGGCCGTCGTCTCGGCACGCCATGGGGCATTTCCGAAGCGGCTTTCAACGCCCGCGATCACAACATGAACTATCAATACACCAACTTCGGTGTGCCGACCCTTGGCCTCAAGCGTGGCCTTGGCCAGAATGCGGTGATCGCGCCTTATGCGTCGATCCTCGCCAGCCAGTACGATCCTGACGGTGCGCTTGAGAACCTCGACAAGCTGCGCAAGCTTGGCGCGCTTGGCCAGTACGGTTTCCACGATGCGGTGGATTTCACGCCGACGCGTGTGCCTGACGGCAAGGTCTGCGCGGTGGTCTATAACTATTATGCCCACCACCACGGCATGTCGATTGCGGCTGTCGCCAACGTCGCCTTTGACGGCGTGCTGCGCGAACTGTTCCACTCCGATCCGGTGATCGAGGCGGCCGAACTGCTGCTGCAGGAAAAGGCGCCGCGCGAAGTTCCGGTCATGAGCGCCAAATACGAGCCGGAAACGCCCGGCAAGGAACAGGCCGACCTGTTGCGTGCCGAGGTGCGCTCCATCGCCGATCCGGCGGTGCGCGACCGCGAAGTGGTGTTCCTCTCGAACGGCCATTATTCGACCATGCTCACCTCGACGGGCGCGGGCTATTCGAAGTGGAACGGCCAGGCGATTTCCCGCTGGAAGGCCGACCCGACCGAAGATCGCTGGGGCACCTTCATCTTCCTGCGCGATACCACCAATGGGCAATGGTGGAGTGCGACGGCAGAACCGCGCGTTATCGAAGGTGAAAAGACCAAGACGATCTTCACCGATGACAAGGCAGAATTCCACAAGACAACAGGCGATCTGCAGAGTGTGGTCGAATGTATCGTCGCCACCGAGCACGATGCCGAAGGCCGCCGTATCACCCTGCTGAACGTCGGTTCCGAGGATCGCTATATTGAAGTGACCTCCTATATGGAGCCGGTCATCGCGTCTGAAGATGACGATAACGCCCATCCGCTTTTCTCGCGCATGTTCGTGCAGACGGAAATCGGCCGGCGTGGTGATGTCATCCGCGCCTGGCGCAACCGTCGCAGCCCGAACGAGCCGGGTACCGTCATCGCGCATCTGGCCGCCGACAATGCCGGCCCGTCGCGCCCGACGGAATTCGAGACGGACCGCGCCAAGTTCATCGGTCGCGGCCGGTCGCTGCGCGAAGCCGCTGCCTTCGATACCGGTGCGACGCTTTCCAGCACGGATGGTTTCACACTCGATCCTATCCTGTCGCTGCGCCGCACGGTGCGCGTGCCGGCGGGCAAGAAGGTGAGCGTGATCTTCTGGACGATTGCCGCGCCGAGCCGCGAGGAAGTCGACAAGGCAATCGACCGTTACCGTCATCCGGACGCTTTTGCGCATGAACTCGTGCATGCCTGGACGCGTACGCAGGTGCAGATGCGCCATGTGGGCGTCACCTCGCAGCAGGCGGCCGCCTTCCAGCATCTCGGCCGTTATCTGACCTATCCGGACATGCATCTGCGTGCGGATTCGGAAACGCTGAAAACGGGCCTCGCCTCGCAGCGCGCCCTTTGGCCGCTTGCGATTTCTGGCGATTTCCCGATCTTCAGCCTGCGTATCAACGACGACATGGACATGGATATCGCCCGTGAGGCGCTGAGCGCCCACGAATATCTGCGCTCACGCGGCGTGATCTTCGATCTCGTCATCGTCAACGAACGGGCCGCGTCCTATGCGCAGGACATGCAGCATGCGCTGGATCACATTTCCGAGGCGCAGCGCCGCATCAATCCTGCCGATGGCGGGCGCCCGCATGTCTTCTCCGTGCGTCGCGACCTGATGGACGAAGAGACCTGGAGCGCGCTTCTCGCCGCTTCCCGTGTTGTTCTTCACGTGCGCAACGGCAAGATTGTCGACCAGATCAACCGCGCTGTATCGCTGTTTGCGGCCCATCGCGGCCCGGACGGCACGAGCGATGCCGCACAGGCCCGTTTGCCTGTTCCGGCCTTCCCGGTCGCAGAGCCGGTCGAGGATGCGGGCGATCTCGATTTCTGGAACGGCTTTGGCGGCTTCGCCAAAAACGGACAGGAATATGTGGTGCGCCTCAATGGCGGGCAGTCCACGCCGCATCCGTGGATCAACGTCGTCTCGAACGAGAATTTCGGTTTCCATATTTCGGGCGAAGGTGCCGGTTTCAGCTGGAGCCGCAATTCGCGCGACTATCAGCTGACGCCATGGAGCAATGACCCGGTTATCAACCGGCCGGGTGAGGCCTTCTATGTCGCCGACGTCGAGACAGGAAAGCTCTATACGCCCTGCGCCGCGCTGTCGCGTGATCCCGAAGCGCTGTTCGAAACCCGTCATGGTCTCGGATATTCCGTGCTGACCGGTGTGGCGGATACGCTCGAAGTCGAGGTGACTCAGACCGTCGACCGCGAGAAGCCGGTCAAGTTCTCACAGGTCATCGTTCGCAACAAGGGCACGAAAAGCCGCCGCCTGAAGGTCTATGCCTATGTGGAATGGGTGCTCGGCAATAACGGCCAGAAATCCGCGCCGTTCATTCTGAGCAGGCACGATGCCGGCAGCAACGCGATCTTCGCGTCGAACCCCTACAGCATCGACTATAGCGCCCGCACGTCCTTCCTGACGCTCGACACCGAGGCGAGCGGCTTCACCACCAGCCGCCGGGAATTCATCGGCCGCTTCGGTTCGGCACAGGCACCACAGGGGATCGTATCCGGTGCCGCGCTCAGCGGCAGCACCGAGCTTGATGGCGATCCCTGCGCCGCGCTGATGCAGGAAATCCATCTGAAGCCCGGTGAAGAACGGCACATGACCTTCATTCTCGGCGATGCCGACAATGCGGAAGAGGCCGAAGCACTGGTGAAGGATGCCCGCAAGGCGGACTTCCAGACGGTGCTGGATGCGAGCAAGGCTTTCTGGACGGGCTTTACCGGCCAGTTGCAGGTTTCCACGCCCGATGCCGGCTTCAACCACATGGTCAATAACTGGCTGCCCTATCAGGCGCTGGCATGCCGCATTCTGGCGCGCACCGCCTTTTACCAGTCGAGCGGCGCCTTCGGCTTCCGCGACCAGCTGCAGGATACGCTGGCCTTCCTGCTCTACCAGCCGGATCTCGCCCGCAAGCAGATCCTGCGCGCGGCAGGCCGCCAATTCCCGGAAGGCGACGTGCAGCACTGGTGGCTGCCGCTGACGGGTGCCGGTGTCCGCACAACGATTTCGGACGATGTCGTCTGGCTCGCTTATGCGATCAACCAGTACGTCTCGGCCACGGGTGATGCCGCCATTCTCGATGAAAACATCCCCTTCCTGAAAGGCCCGGCGTTGATGCCAGGCCAGCACGATGCCTTCTTCCAGCCGGAGACGAGCGACAGATCCGCTACGCTTTACGAACATGCGGCGCTGGCACTTGACCTTGCCATTCATCGCACTGGTGAAAACGGTCTGCCGCTGATCCTCGGCGGTGACTGGAACGACGGCATGAACCGTGTCGGCGTCGGCGGTAAGGGCACCAGCGTCTGGCTCGGCTGGTTCCTTTCCGGGGCCCTGCGCGATTTCATCGAGATCGCCGAGAAGCGTGGTGATACCGACCGCGTCGGAAAATGGGCATCGCACCGTGAAAAACTGCGCAATGCTCTCGAAACCGCAGGCTGGGATGGCAGCTATTACCGGCGCGGCTACTTCGATGACGGCACGCCACTCGGTTCAGCCAGCAGCGAGGAATGCCGGATCGATTCGCTTGGCCAGAGCTGGAGCGTTCTCTCCGGTGAGGGTGAGGAAGGCCGGTCGCGGCAGGCGATGGACGCCGTCATGGAGCATCTGGTCGATGAAAAGACCGGTATCATCCGGCTGTTCACGCCACCCTTCTCGCGTGCGCCGCACGATCCGGGTTACATCAAGGGATATCCGCCGGGTGTGCGTGAAAATGGCGGGCAATATACCCATGCCGCGACCTGGGTAGTTCTTGCTCTCGCACGGCAGGGCCGCGCCCAGGAGGCATGGAACTGCTTCAAGCTGCTCAACCCGGTCAACCATGCGCTCAATGCGGCATCGTCGGAAACCTATCGGGTCGAACCCTATGTGGTGACCGCAGATGTTTATGGCGAGGGCGCCTATGCGGGGCGCGGTGGCTGGAGCTGGTACACGGGTTCCGCCGGCTGGCTCTACCGTGCAGCTGTCGAGGGGATTCTCGGCATAACCCGCACCGGCGGCAAGCTGCATGTTTCGCCGTCGCTGCCGGAAGACTGGAGCGGTTTCTCGGTCAGCATCACGCTCGATGGAAAAGCAAGAAACATCATCGTCAGCCGCAAGGCCGGTACGGCGGAGGTTTCCATATCCGTCGACGGCAAGGACCTGGCGGCCGGCGATGGGGTGATCTCCTTCGACTGA